The sequence below is a genomic window from Gemmatimonadales bacterium.
CCGAGACACCGCAACAAGCCCTCGCCAGCTTTTAGCCCGCCGGGATATGCCGTCGCCGCTCCGCCTCACCGTCCGTCGCTCGCCGACCCCGGACACCGACGGCGTGGCGACGCTGGTGACGCTGCGGGTCCCCAGCGACGTGACCTGCATCGAGGAAGCGGTGGACCTGGTCACCCGGCACTGTCTGGCCGGCCAGCACGCCTGGGAGCGCACCCGGTTCCGACTGCAGGTAGTGCTCTCCGAGGCGCTCAGCAACGCCGTCATGCGGGGGAACTGCGAGGATTGCGGGAAGTGGGTGGACGTGCGGGCCGAGCTCCTGCCCGACAGCATCCGACTCGTGGTCACCGATGAGGGTCCCGGCTTCGATCCGTCCGCCGTACCGGAGCCGATCCGTCCCGAGCAGATCGACGAGGCCGGGGGTCGGGGCCTCTATCTCATCCGGAAGCTCGTCGACGCGGTCCAGTTCAACGAGCAAGGGAACTCCATCTGCATGATACTGCGCCGCCCGTAGGGCGGCTCGATCTGATCCTCGACGGCCTCGGCGCGCTCGCGGCGGGACAGGTACGCCTGTGGCGGTTCGACGGGCGCACGCTGCGCGTCGCCGCAGGGGCCGACCCCGGGTGGTCGCCACCGGTGCCCAAGGGTCCGGGACTGGTGTCCACGCCGGCCGGAGCGGCGTGGCTCGATCCGGTGGCGGAAGTGGACGGCTACTGGCTCGAGGTCTCCGGCGGCACCGAGGAGGAGATGAGCGGCGTGAGCGGCCGGATCCTCCCCGTCGTCGGAGCGCTCCTGGACAACGAGCGGCAGCGCGCGTTTCTCACCGAGGAGCTCACCAGCCGCTACGAAGAGATCGATCTGCTCTACGCCAT
It includes:
- a CDS encoding ATP-binding protein; its protein translation is MPSPLRLTVRRSPTPDTDGVATLVTLRVPSDVTCIEEAVDLVTRHCLAGQHAWERTRFRLQVVLSEALSNAVMRGNCEDCGKWVDVRAELLPDSIRLVVTDEGPGFDPSAVPEPIRPEQIDEAGGRGLYLIRKLVDAVQFNEQGNSICMILRRP